Within the Enterobacter bugandensis genome, the region ATCGGCACCCTGCTGTTCTATCCGGCCCGGGAAGATCATCTCGACACGGTGCGCGCGCTGCTCGCGCCTCTGGGCCATTTTGCGGAGGCAACGCTCACCGACGATCTGCTGTCGGTGCGTTTTCTCTCCCACGACAACCTGATTTGCCAGCGGGCGATGCGCGACATCTGGCAGTCGCTTCGCCCGCTTCTCACCACCAAAACCGCCTGTTCGCCGCGCATCTGGCAGACATAAGAGAAACGTTATGGAACTGACCCCCAGAGAAAAAGACAAGCTGTTGCTGTTTACCGCCGCGCTGGTTGCCGAACGCCGCCTTGCGCGCGGGGTAAAGCTCAACTACCCGGAATCGGTCGCGCTGATCAGCGCCTTCATCATGGAAGGCGCGCGCGATGGCGAAACCGTCGCCTCGCTGATGGAGGCGGGCCGCCACGTCCTTACGCGCGATCAGGTGATGGAGGGCGTGCCGGAGATGATCCCGGATATACAGGTGGAAGCCACCTTCCCGGACGGCTCCAAGCTCGTCACCGTCCACAACCCGATCGTGTAAGGAGCACGTGATGATCCCAGGTGAATACCAGATCCAGCCCGGCACTATTGCGATCAACGTCGGGCGAGACACTCAAAACGTGATTGTGGAAAACCACGGCGACAGGCCGATCCAGGTCGGATCGCACTACCACTTTTACGAGGTCAACCCGGCGCTGAAGTTTGATCGCGAAGCCACCAGGGGCTACCGGCTGAACATTCCGGCGGGTACCGCCGTGCGCTTCGAGCCAGGCCAGAAGCGAGAGGTGACGCTGGTGCAGGTGACGGGCGCGCAGCGCATTTTTGGCTTTCGCGGCGAGGTCATGGGCGAGGTGAAACATGGCTGAAATTTCACGTCAGGCGTATGCCGACATGTTCGGCCCCACTACCGGGGATAAAGTGCGGCTGGCGGACAGCGAGCTGTGGATCGAAGTGGAAAACGATCTCACGGTCTACGGCGAAGAGGTCAAGTTCGGCGGCGGGAAGGTGATCCGCGACGGCATGGGTCAGGGGCAGATGACCGCTGACAGCTGCGTGGATCTGGTTCTCACCAACGCGCTGATCGTCGACCACTGGGGGATCGTGAAGGCCGATATCGGCGTGAAGCACGGGCGGATCTTCGCCGTCGGCAAAGCCGGGAACCCGGACATTCAGCCCGGCGTGACGATCCCGATCGGCGCCGCGACGGAAGTGATTGCCGCCGAGGGGAAGATCGTCACCGCCGGCGGGATCGACACCCACATCCACTGGATCTGCCCTCAGCAGGCGGAAGAGGCGCTGGTCTCCGGGGTCACCACCATGATTGGCGGCGGCACCGGACCGGCGGCGGGCACCAACGCCACCACCTGTACGCCGGGGCCGTGGTATATCGCCCGCATGCTGCAGGCTGCCGATACGCTGCCGGTGAATATTGGCCTGCTCGGCAAAGGTAACGGCTCCAACCCGGATGCCCTGCGCGAGCAGATCGCCGCCGGCGCCATCGGGCTGAAGATCCACGAAGACTGGGGCGCGACGCCCGCGGCGATCAACTGCTCGCTGGAGGTGGCCGAAGAGATGGATATTCAGGTGGCGCTGCACAGCGACACGCTGAACGAGTCCGGTTTTGTCGAAGACACGCTGGCGGCCATCGGCGGGCGCACCATCCACACCTTCCACACCGAAGGCGCGGGCGGCGGCCACGCGCCGGATATCATCACCGCCTGCGCGCACCCGAATATTCCGCCCTCTTCCACCAATCCTACCTTGCCCTACACGGTGAACACCATCGACGAGCACCTCGACATGCTGATGGTTTGCCATCACCTCGACCCGGATATCGCCGAGGACGTGGCGTTTGCCGAATCCCGCATTCGCCGGGAGACCATCGCCGCGGAAGACGTGCTGCACGATATCGGCGCGTTCTCGCTCACCTCGTCAGATTCGCAGGCCATGGGCCGCGTCGGGGAAGTGATTATCCGCACCTGGCAGGTGGCGCACCGCATGAAGGTCCAGCGCGGCGCGCTGCCGGAAGAGACGGGCGATAACGACAACTTCCGGGTGAAGCGCTATGTCGCCAAATACACCATTAACCCGGCGCTGACCCACGGCATCGCCCATGAAGTCGGTTCGATTGAGGCGGGCAAGCTGGCGGATCTGGTGGTCTGGTCCCCCGCCTTCTTTGGCGTAAAACCCGCCACCATCGTCAAGGGCGGGATGATCGCCTGCGCGCCGATGGGCGACATCAACGCCTCGATCCCCACGCCGCAGCCAGTGCATTACCGCCCGATGTTTGGCGCGCTGGGCGCCGCACGTCACGCCACGCGGCTGACGTTTGTTTCTCAGGCGGCCCACGCGAACGGCATCCCGCAGCAGCTCAGCCTGCAGAGCGCCACGGCGGTGGTAAAAGGCTGCCGGACGGTGAAAAAGGCCGACATGATCCATAACGCTCTGCAACCGAACATCACCGTCGATTCGCAAACCTACGAGGTGCGCGTCGACGGTGAACTGATTACCAGCGAACCGGCTGACGTTCTGCCGATGGCGCAACGCTATTTCCTGTTTTGAGGAGTGAAGATGATCTATTTGACCCAACGTCTGGACCACGCGCATCCGACTACCGCCAGCGTCACGCTGCCGATTGACGTGCGGGTGAAAAGCCGCGCTCGCGTGGCGCTTAACGACGGCCGCGAAGCCGGACTGATGCTGCCGCGCGGCCTGCTGCTGCGCGGGGGCGACCTATTGACCACCGACGACGGCAGAGAAGTGATCGAAGTGATCGCCGCCCCGGAGTCGGTTTCCGTGGTGCGCTGCGCCGATCCGTTCCTGCTCGCCCGCGCCTGCTACCACCTGGGCAACCGCCACGTACCGCTGCAGGTCATGCCCGGCGAGCTGCGTTATCACCACGATCACGTTCTCGACGACATGCTGCGCCAGTTCGGGCTGGAGGTAACCTTCGCCAGCCTGCCGTTTGAACCGGAAGCGGGCGCTTACGCCAGCGATGCCCACAGCCATAGCCATAGCCATAGCCATAGCCATAGCCATTCTCACGCCCATTCACATTAAGGATCAATCATGCGTAAGTATTTACCGCTGTTACTGCTGGCTTTTTCCGTTCCCGCGCTCGCGCATCCCGGCCACGGCGCCGACAGCTTTCAGGCCGGTTTTCTCCATCCGCTGACCGGGCTGGATCACCTGCTGATGCTGACCGGGGCTGGCGTGCTGTCTGCCCTGAGCGGCCGCAAGCTCCTGCTGCCGTTTGCCACCCTCGGCATGATGCTTGTCGGCGCCGTTGCGGGCAGCCTGCTCGGCGGCTTTAGCGGCATGGAGATGCTGATTATCGCCTCGCTGGCGGTCTGCGGGGTGATGATGTTTAAAACTGAAAACCGCCTGCTGCTGGCGGTACCTGCCCTGGCGATGTTCCACGGCTGGGCGCACGGGGTGGAGATGTCTGGCCACAGCTTCTGGCTGTTCACCAGCGGTTTTATGCTGGCCAGCGCGACGGTGCTGTGCGCCAGTTTCGCCGCAGGCTTGCTGCTGCGCCGTCACGACGGGCTGCGTAAAACCTTCGGCGGCGGGCTGATTGTCTCCGCCCTGCTGGCGCTGATGAGCTGATGGAGCACGCCCGCCAGCGGCTGCGCCTGATGCAGCTCTCCAGCAGTAGCCTGCCGGTCGGATCGTTTACCTGGTCGCAGGGGCTGGAGTGGGCCGTAGAGGCGGGCTGGGTTACGAGCACCGACGCCTTCAGACGCTGGCAGATCCAGCAGATGGAGCAGAGCTTTTTCTGCGTCGATCTGCCGATGTTTATCCGGCTGTTCCGGGCCTGCGAACAGCAGGATGTCGCGGCAGCAAAACGCTGGACGACATATCTGCTCGCCTGCCGGGAAACGCGCGAGCTGCGCGAAGAGGAGCGCAACCGTGGTGCGGCCTTTACGCGCCTGATTAAAAGCTGGGAGCCGAACTGCCCGGCAGAGTGGCTGTCGCTGTTTGCACAGAGCCAGCTCTGCGGCATGGCGTGGCTCGGCGTGCGCTGGGGCATTGGCGCGCGCGAGCTGGCGCTGAGCCTCGGCTACAGCTGGATTGAGAGCGCGGTGATGGCGGGCGTCAAGCTGGTGCCGTTCGGGCAGCAGGCCGCACAGCAGCTGATTATCGACCTGAGCGACCATTTTGCCGCCGGGTTTGAACAGGCATTTTTACGTGGCGACGACGCGCTGGGGGCAGCTACGCCACTGTCGGCTATCGCCTCCGCGCGCCACGAAACACAATATTCACGACTATTCCGTTCCTGAGGAGTCAACATGGCTGATTACAAACATCCCCTGCGCGTTGGCGTGGGCGGCCCGGTAGGCTCGGGCAAAACCGCCCTGCTGGAAGCGCTCTGCAAGGCGATGCGCGACACGTACCATCTGGCGGTGGTGACCAATGATATCTACACCAAAGAGGATCAGCGCATCCTCACCGAGGCGGGCGCGCTTGAGCCGGAGCGCATCGTGGGCGTGGAGACGGGCGGCTGCCCGCATACCGCCATCCGCGAAGATGCCTCAATGAACCTCGCGGCGGTAGAAGCACTCAGCGAGAAGTTCGGTAATCTGGATCTGATCTTCGTTGAAAGCGGCGGGGACAACCTGAGCGCGACCTTCAGCCCGGAGCTGGCGGACCTGACCATTTACGTGATCGACGTGGCCGAAGGGGAAAAAATTCCGCGCAAGGGCGGACCGGGGATCACCAAATCCGATTTTCTGGTGATCAACAAAACCGATCTTGCGCCATACGTGGGGGCGTCGCTGGAGGTGATGGAGCGTGATACTAACCGCATGCGCGGCGAGCGCCCGTGGACGTTTACCAACCTGAAGGCGGGTGACGGTCTGGGGACGATTATTGCGTTTCTGGAAGAGAAAGGGATGCTGCGGGTGTAGTCGTAAATTTCCCTCTCCCCTGTGGGGAGAGGGTTAGGGTGAGGGGGTTACGCCTCAGGCAGTTCCGCCAGCGGCCAGCGCGGACGCACGGACACGCTCAGGTCGGACGTTGCCCCCGCATTCAGGCGCACCATCCCGGCGTAAGCGATCATCGCCCCGTTATCGGTACAGAATTCCGGACGCGCGTAGAACACTTCCCCGCGACGCTTTTGCATCATCTCCGCAAGCTTCGCACGCAGCGTGCGGTTGGCGCTGACGCCGCCCGCCATCACCAGGCGCTTAAACCCGGTCTGATCCAGCGCACGCTTGCACTTGATCATCAGCGTATCCACTACCGCATCTTCGAACGCGCGGGCGATATCGGCGCGGGTCTGCTCATCGTTGTCGTTATTGCGGATAGTATTCGCCGCGAAGGTTTTCAGCCCGGAGAAGCTGAAATCCAGCCCCGGACGGTCGGTCATCGGACGCGGGAAGACGAAGCGCCCTTCCGTTCCCTGCGACGCCATTTTAGAGAGCATCGGGCCGCCTGGGTAATCCAGACCCAGCAGCTTGGCGGTTTTATCGAACGCTTCGCCGGCGGCATCGTCGATCGACTCGCCCAGCAACTCGTACTTGCCAATACCCGTTACGCTAATCAGCTGGGTATGCCCGCCGGAAACCAGCAGCGCCACAAACGGGAACTCGGGCGGATTGTCTTCCAGCATCGGCGCCAGAAGATGCCCTTCCATGTGGTGAACCGGAATGGCGGGAACGTCCCACGCGAAGGCCAGCGAACGCCCTACCGTTGCGCCGACCAGCAGCGCACCGACCAGACCCGGCCCTGCGGTATAGGCTACGGCGTCAATATCGGTTGAGCTTAATCCGGCCTCTTTCAGCGCCGCCTGAATCAGGGGAACCGTTTTACGCACGTGGTCACGAGAGGCCAGTTCAGGTACGACGCCGCCGTAGTCAGCGTGCAATTTCACCTGACTATACAGCTGGTTGGCCAGAAGCCCTTTTTCGTCGTCGTAAATGGCGATGCCGGTTTCATCGCAGGATGTTTCAATACCCAGTACACGCATGACTTGTTTTACCTCGTTTCAATACCGCGCAGTGTAGAGCCTGGGCGGGTTGATGTAAAACTTTGTTCGCCCCAGGAAGAAGGCTCGTGTATACTCCTCACCCTTATTAAAGTCCCTTTCAAAATCGCATCGGTGCTTTACAAAGCAGCAGCATTTGCAGTAAAATTCCGCACCATTTTGAAATAAGCTGGCGTTGATGCCAGCGGCAAACCGAATTTATTAAAGGTGAGAGTTACATGCCGGTAATTAAAGTACGTGAAAACGAGCCGTTCGACGTAGCACTGCGTCGCTTCAAACGTTCATGCGAGAAAGCAGGTGTTCTGGCTGAAGTTCGTCGTCGTGAGTTTTATGAAAAACCAACGACCGAACGTAAGCGCGCTAAAGCTTCCGCTGTGAAACGTCACGCGAAGAAACTGGCTCGCGAAAACGCACGCCGTACTCGTCTGTACTAATCTGTTGAGGGCCAACGCCCTCAATTGACAGACAGAGTAGTAGTCGTAAGGCCGTGCTTCCGGAAGGAATGCGCGGCTTGTTTTCGTTTATAAGTCGCTTAAATTTTTGGGGCATATGGCCGGAAGAATCCCACGCGTTTTCATCAATGACCTGCTCGCCAGAACCGACATCGTCGATCTCATCGACGCGCGGGTAAAGCTGAAAAAGCAGGGCAAGAACTACCATGCGTGCTGTCCGTTCCATAACGAAAAAACCCCCTCCTTCACCGTAAACGGTGAAAAGCAGTTTTACCATTGCTTCGGCTGTGGCGCACACGGTAATGCCGTCGATTTTTTAATGAACTACGACAAGCTCGAGTTCGTTGAAACCGTCGAAGAACTGGCGGCGATGCATAATCTTGAAGTGCCGTATGAAGCAGGCAGTGGGCCAAGTCAGATCGAGCGCCATCAGCGGCAAACGCTGTATCAACTGATGGATGGCCTGAATTCGTTTTACCAACAGTCTCTTAAGCACTCTGCGGCTGAGCCTGCGCGTCAGTATCTGAACAAGCGCGGACTGAGCGACGATGTGATTGCGCGTTTCGCTATTGGTTACGCCCCGCCCGGCTGGGACAACGTGTTAAAGCGTTTTGGCGGCAATAGCGAAGATCGTAAATCCCTCATCGACGCAGGCATGCTGGTCACTAACGACCAGGGACGAAGCTACGACCGCTTCCGTGAACGGGTGATGTTCCCGATCCGCGACAAGCGTGGCCGGGTAATTGGTTTTGGTGGTCGCGTGCTGGGTGATGCCCTGCCGAAATACCTCAACTCTCCGGAAACCGATATTTTCCATAAGGGCCGCCAGTTGTACGGTCTTTATGAGGCGCAGCAGGACAATGCGGAACCTCCGCGTCTGCTGGTCGTCGAAGGCTATATGGACGTCGTTGCGCTGGCGCAGTACGACATTAACTACGCGGTTGCGTCGTTAGGTACGTCCACCACTGCCGATCATATTCAACTGCTGTTCAGGGTGACCAACAACGTCATCTGCTGTTACGACGGTGACCGAGCCGGACGCGACGCCGCCTGGCGAGCGCTGGAAACCGCGCTGCCGTA harbors:
- a CDS encoding urease subunit gamma — protein: MELTPREKDKLLLFTAALVAERRLARGVKLNYPESVALISAFIMEGARDGETVASLMEAGRHVLTRDQVMEGVPEMIPDIQVEATFPDGSKLVTVHNPIV
- a CDS encoding urease subunit beta yields the protein MIPGEYQIQPGTIAINVGRDTQNVIVENHGDRPIQVGSHYHFYEVNPALKFDREATRGYRLNIPAGTAVRFEPGQKREVTLVQVTGAQRIFGFRGEVMGEVKHG
- the ureC gene encoding urease subunit alpha, with translation MAEISRQAYADMFGPTTGDKVRLADSELWIEVENDLTVYGEEVKFGGGKVIRDGMGQGQMTADSCVDLVLTNALIVDHWGIVKADIGVKHGRIFAVGKAGNPDIQPGVTIPIGAATEVIAAEGKIVTAGGIDTHIHWICPQQAEEALVSGVTTMIGGGTGPAAGTNATTCTPGPWYIARMLQAADTLPVNIGLLGKGNGSNPDALREQIAAGAIGLKIHEDWGATPAAINCSLEVAEEMDIQVALHSDTLNESGFVEDTLAAIGGRTIHTFHTEGAGGGHAPDIITACAHPNIPPSSTNPTLPYTVNTIDEHLDMLMVCHHLDPDIAEDVAFAESRIRRETIAAEDVLHDIGAFSLTSSDSQAMGRVGEVIIRTWQVAHRMKVQRGALPEETGDNDNFRVKRYVAKYTINPALTHGIAHEVGSIEAGKLADLVVWSPAFFGVKPATIVKGGMIACAPMGDINASIPTPQPVHYRPMFGALGAARHATRLTFVSQAAHANGIPQQLSLQSATAVVKGCRTVKKADMIHNALQPNITVDSQTYEVRVDGELITSEPADVLPMAQRYFLF
- the ureE gene encoding urease accessory protein UreE, whose translation is MIYLTQRLDHAHPTTASVTLPIDVRVKSRARVALNDGREAGLMLPRGLLLRGGDLLTTDDGREVIEVIAAPESVSVVRCADPFLLARACYHLGNRHVPLQVMPGELRYHHDHVLDDMLRQFGLEVTFASLPFEPEAGAYASDAHSHSHSHSHSHSHSHAHSH
- a CDS encoding HupE/UreJ family protein; translated protein: MRKYLPLLLLAFSVPALAHPGHGADSFQAGFLHPLTGLDHLLMLTGAGVLSALSGRKLLLPFATLGMMLVGAVAGSLLGGFSGMEMLIIASLAVCGVMMFKTENRLLLAVPALAMFHGWAHGVEMSGHSFWLFTSGFMLASATVLCASFAAGLLLRRHDGLRKTFGGGLIVSALLALMS
- a CDS encoding urease accessory protein UreF translates to MEHARQRLRLMQLSSSSLPVGSFTWSQGLEWAVEAGWVTSTDAFRRWQIQQMEQSFFCVDLPMFIRLFRACEQQDVAAAKRWTTYLLACRETRELREEERNRGAAFTRLIKSWEPNCPAEWLSLFAQSQLCGMAWLGVRWGIGARELALSLGYSWIESAVMAGVKLVPFGQQAAQQLIIDLSDHFAAGFEQAFLRGDDALGAATPLSAIASARHETQYSRLFRS
- the ureG gene encoding urease accessory protein UreG, with the translated sequence MADYKHPLRVGVGGPVGSGKTALLEALCKAMRDTYHLAVVTNDIYTKEDQRILTEAGALEPERIVGVETGGCPHTAIREDASMNLAAVEALSEKFGNLDLIFVESGGDNLSATFSPELADLTIYVIDVAEGEKIPRKGGPGITKSDFLVINKTDLAPYVGASLEVMERDTNRMRGERPWTFTNLKAGDGLGTIIAFLEEKGMLRV
- the tsaD gene encoding tRNA (adenosine(37)-N6)-threonylcarbamoyltransferase complex transferase subunit TsaD; the protein is MRVLGIETSCDETGIAIYDDEKGLLANQLYSQVKLHADYGGVVPELASRDHVRKTVPLIQAALKEAGLSSTDIDAVAYTAGPGLVGALLVGATVGRSLAFAWDVPAIPVHHMEGHLLAPMLEDNPPEFPFVALLVSGGHTQLISVTGIGKYELLGESIDDAAGEAFDKTAKLLGLDYPGGPMLSKMASQGTEGRFVFPRPMTDRPGLDFSFSGLKTFAANTIRNNDNDEQTRADIARAFEDAVVDTLMIKCKRALDQTGFKRLVMAGGVSANRTLRAKLAEMMQKRRGEVFYARPEFCTDNGAMIAYAGMVRLNAGATSDLSVSVRPRWPLAELPEA
- the rpsU gene encoding 30S ribosomal protein S21 → MPVIKVRENEPFDVALRRFKRSCEKAGVLAEVRRREFYEKPTTERKRAKASAVKRHAKKLARENARRTRLY
- the dnaG gene encoding DNA primase — translated: MAGRIPRVFINDLLARTDIVDLIDARVKLKKQGKNYHACCPFHNEKTPSFTVNGEKQFYHCFGCGAHGNAVDFLMNYDKLEFVETVEELAAMHNLEVPYEAGSGPSQIERHQRQTLYQLMDGLNSFYQQSLKHSAAEPARQYLNKRGLSDDVIARFAIGYAPPGWDNVLKRFGGNSEDRKSLIDAGMLVTNDQGRSYDRFRERVMFPIRDKRGRVIGFGGRVLGDALPKYLNSPETDIFHKGRQLYGLYEAQQDNAEPPRLLVVEGYMDVVALAQYDINYAVASLGTSTTADHIQLLFRVTNNVICCYDGDRAGRDAAWRALETALPYMTDGRQLRFMFLPDGEDPDTLVRKEGKAAFEARMEQAQPLSTFLFNSLMPQVDLSTPDGRAQLSTLALPLISQVPGETLRIYLRQELGNKLGILDDSQLERLMPKQAENGTVRPAPQLKRTTMRILIGLLVQNPELAPQVPSLAGLNHEKLPGLGLFSELVNTCLSQPGLTTGQLLEHYRGTKEAATLEKLSMWDDIADKEIAEKTFTDSLNHMFDSMLELRQEELIARERTHGLSSEERRELWMINQELAKK